A single region of the Lotus japonicus ecotype B-129 chromosome 4, LjGifu_v1.2 genome encodes:
- the LOC130716116 gene encoding vignain-like, with translation MGMKNLFCVALFSLALFLSVAESFDYHEKDLASEEGLWDLYERWRSHHTVSRSLDEKHKRFNVFKANVMHVHETNKLDKPYKLKLNKFADLTNYEFKSIYASSKIDHHRMFHGIPRGNGSFMYENVDSVPISKDWRTSGAVTPVKDQGQCGSCWAFSAIAAVEGINQIRTHHLVSLSEQELVDCDVEVNEGCNGGFMAKALEFIKEKGITSESIYPYTATDGTCNTQKMVNEPAVSIDGYEIVPENNEVALLKAAANQPISVGIDAGGSDFQFYSEGVFTGDCGTELDHGVAIVGYGAAQDGTKYWIVKNSWGADWGEQGYIRMKRGISKKQGLCGIAMEASYPIKSSPTLKDEL, from the exons ATGGGAATGAAGAACCTCTTCTGTGTTGCTCTGTTTTCCCTTGCTCTGTTTCTCAGTGTTGCAGAGAGCTTTGATTACCATGAGAAAGATTTGGCCTCCGAGGAAGGCTTGTGGGATTTGTATGAAAGATGGAGAAGCCACCACACGGTTTCTCGAAGCCTCGACGAGAAGCACAAGCGCTTCAATGTGTTCAAAGCCAATGTGATGCATGTCCATGAAACCAACAAATTGGACAAGCCTTACAAGCTCAAGTTGAACAAGTTTGCTGACTTGACCAACTATGAATTCAAAAGCATCTATGCTTCCTCAAAGATTGATCATCACAGAATGTTCCATGGAATTCCACGAGGGAATGGAAGCTTCATGTATGAGAATGTTGATAGTGTTCCCATTTCCAAAGATTGGAGGACGAGTGGTGCTGTCACTCCGGTAAAGGATCAAGGCCAATGTG GTAGTTGCTGGGCGTTTTCAGCTATTGCAGCTGTTGAAGGTATTAACCAAATCAGGACACATCATCTAGTGTCCTTGTCAGAGCAAGAGCTTGTAGATTGTGACGTTGAAGTGAATGAAGGATGCAATGGTGGGTTCATGGCGAAGGCATTGGAGTTCATCAAGGAAAAAGGCATAACATCAGAAAGTATTTACCCTTATACAGCAACAGATGGAACCTGTAATACCCAAAAG ATGGTGAATGAACCAGCAGTGTCAATTGATGGCTATGAGATTGTTCCAGAGAACAATGAGGTTGCATTACTCAAAGCTGCTGCAAACCAACCTATATCTGTAGGCATTGATGCTGGGGGATCTGATTTCCAGTTCTACTCTGAG GGAGTATTTACTGGAGACTGTGGCACTGAACTGGATCATGGAGTAGCAATTGTGGGGTATGGAGCAGCACAAGATGGAACAAAATACTGGATAGTGAAGAACTCGTGGGGAGCCGATTGGGGAGAACAAGGTTACATTCGAATGAAAAGGGGAATATCTAAGAAGCAAGGTCTATGCGGCATAGCGATGGAGGCTTCTTATCCAATCAAAAGTTCACCAACTCTTAAAGACGAACTTTAA